A section of the Struthio camelus isolate bStrCam1 chromosome 18, bStrCam1.hap1, whole genome shotgun sequence genome encodes:
- the STX16 gene encoding syntaxin-16 isoform X2, translating to MATRRLTDAFLLLRNNAVQSRQLLAEQVSSYGSSSPLGSRSMAAAELDELADDRMALVSGISLDPEAAIGVTKRLPPKWVDGADEIQYDIARVKQKMKELASLHDKHLNRPTLDDSSEEEHAIEITTQEITQLFHRCQRAVQVLQSRSRNCTEQEERVLRNVVSSLAQSLQDLSTNFRHAQSDYLKRMKNREERSKHFFDTSVPLMDDGEDNTLYDRGFTDDQLALVEQNALMVEEREREIRQIVQSISDLNEIFRDLGAMIVEQGTVLDRIDYNVEQSCIKTEEGLKQLHKAEQYQKKNRKMLVILILFVVVIVLIVVLIGVKSH from the exons ATGGCCACCCGGCGTCTAACGGACGCGTTCTTGTTGTTGCGGAACAACGCGGTGCAGAGCCGGCAGCTGCTGGCCGAGCAAGTGAGTAGTTACGGCTCCTCCAGCCCTCTGGGTTCACGTAGCATGGCTGCTGCG GAGCTGGATGAG CTTGCTGATGACCGTATGGCACTGGTGTCGGGAATAAGTTTAGATCCAGAAGCAGCAATTGGTGTAACAAAACGCTTACCTCCCAAATGGGTTGATGGAGCAGATGAA ATTCAGTATGATATCGCCAGGGTTAAACAGAAGATGAAAGAATTGGCTAGTCTTCATGATAAACATCTAAACAGACCAACGCTGGATGACAGCAGTGAAGAAGAACATGCAATAGAAATAACCACCCAAGAGATCACACAG TTATTTCACAGGTGTCAGAGAGCAGTCCAGGTCTTGCAGAGCAGGTCACGCAATTGTACAGAACAAGAAGAACGTGTTCTCAGGAACGTAGTATCTTCCTTAGCACAGTCCCTTCAGGACCTATCCACCAACTTTAGGCATGCACAGTCTGACTATCTCAAAC gcatgaagaacagagaagaaagatcCAAGCACTTCTTTGACACCTCAGTCCCGCTTATGGATGATGGGGAGGACAATACACTTTACGACAGG GGTTTTACAGACGACCAGCTAGCATTGGTGGAGCAAAATGCATTAATGGTGGAAGAGCGGGAGCGAGAAATCCGTCAAATTGTACAGTCAATCTCTGATCTGAATGAAATATTTAGGGACCTGGGAGCAATGATAGTAGAGCAG GGAACAGTTCTAGATAGAATTGACTACAATGTTGAACAGTCATGTATCAAAACTGAAGAGGGCCTAAAACAGTTACATAAG GCAGAGCAATATCAAAAGAAGAATCGGAAGATGcttgttattttaattttgtttgttgtAGTAATTGTTCTTATTGTTGTTCTCATTGGCGTAAAGTCACACTAG
- the STX16 gene encoding syntaxin-16 isoform X3 yields the protein MATRRLTDAFLLLRNNAVQSRQLLAEQVSSYGSSSPLGSRSMAAALADDRMALVSGISLDPEAAIGVTKRLPPKWVDGADEIQYDIARVKQKMKELASLHDKHLNRPTLDDSSEEEHAIEITTQEITQLFHRCQRAVQVLQSRSRNCTEQEERVLRNVVSSLAQSLQDLSTNFRHAQSDYLKRMKNREERSKHFFDTSVPLMDDGEDNTLYDRGFTDDQLALVEQNALMVEEREREIRQIVQSISDLNEIFRDLGAMIVEQGTVLDRIDYNVEQSCIKTEEGLKQLHKAEQYQKKNRKMLVILILFVVVIVLIVVLIGVKSH from the exons ATGGCCACCCGGCGTCTAACGGACGCGTTCTTGTTGTTGCGGAACAACGCGGTGCAGAGCCGGCAGCTGCTGGCCGAGCAAGTGAGTAGTTACGGCTCCTCCAGCCCTCTGGGTTCACGTAGCATGGCTGCTGCG CTTGCTGATGACCGTATGGCACTGGTGTCGGGAATAAGTTTAGATCCAGAAGCAGCAATTGGTGTAACAAAACGCTTACCTCCCAAATGGGTTGATGGAGCAGATGAA ATTCAGTATGATATCGCCAGGGTTAAACAGAAGATGAAAGAATTGGCTAGTCTTCATGATAAACATCTAAACAGACCAACGCTGGATGACAGCAGTGAAGAAGAACATGCAATAGAAATAACCACCCAAGAGATCACACAG TTATTTCACAGGTGTCAGAGAGCAGTCCAGGTCTTGCAGAGCAGGTCACGCAATTGTACAGAACAAGAAGAACGTGTTCTCAGGAACGTAGTATCTTCCTTAGCACAGTCCCTTCAGGACCTATCCACCAACTTTAGGCATGCACAGTCTGACTATCTCAAAC gcatgaagaacagagaagaaagatcCAAGCACTTCTTTGACACCTCAGTCCCGCTTATGGATGATGGGGAGGACAATACACTTTACGACAGG GGTTTTACAGACGACCAGCTAGCATTGGTGGAGCAAAATGCATTAATGGTGGAAGAGCGGGAGCGAGAAATCCGTCAAATTGTACAGTCAATCTCTGATCTGAATGAAATATTTAGGGACCTGGGAGCAATGATAGTAGAGCAG GGAACAGTTCTAGATAGAATTGACTACAATGTTGAACAGTCATGTATCAAAACTGAAGAGGGCCTAAAACAGTTACATAAG GCAGAGCAATATCAAAAGAAGAATCGGAAGATGcttgttattttaattttgtttgttgtAGTAATTGTTCTTATTGTTGTTCTCATTGGCGTAAAGTCACACTAG
- the STX16 gene encoding syntaxin-16 isoform X1, which produces MATRRLTDAFLLLRNNAVQSRQLLAEQVSSYGSSSPLGSRSMAAAELDEVCKARCNNVSSPLRRTNALADDRMALVSGISLDPEAAIGVTKRLPPKWVDGADEIQYDIARVKQKMKELASLHDKHLNRPTLDDSSEEEHAIEITTQEITQLFHRCQRAVQVLQSRSRNCTEQEERVLRNVVSSLAQSLQDLSTNFRHAQSDYLKRMKNREERSKHFFDTSVPLMDDGEDNTLYDRGFTDDQLALVEQNALMVEEREREIRQIVQSISDLNEIFRDLGAMIVEQGTVLDRIDYNVEQSCIKTEEGLKQLHKAEQYQKKNRKMLVILILFVVVIVLIVVLIGVKSH; this is translated from the exons ATGGCCACCCGGCGTCTAACGGACGCGTTCTTGTTGTTGCGGAACAACGCGGTGCAGAGCCGGCAGCTGCTGGCCGAGCAAGTGAGTAGTTACGGCTCCTCCAGCCCTCTGGGTTCACGTAGCATGGCTGCTGCG GAGCTGGATGAG GTCTGCAAAGCGAGATGCAATAATGTGTCATCTCCTCTAAGGAGGACTAATGCA CTTGCTGATGACCGTATGGCACTGGTGTCGGGAATAAGTTTAGATCCAGAAGCAGCAATTGGTGTAACAAAACGCTTACCTCCCAAATGGGTTGATGGAGCAGATGAA ATTCAGTATGATATCGCCAGGGTTAAACAGAAGATGAAAGAATTGGCTAGTCTTCATGATAAACATCTAAACAGACCAACGCTGGATGACAGCAGTGAAGAAGAACATGCAATAGAAATAACCACCCAAGAGATCACACAG TTATTTCACAGGTGTCAGAGAGCAGTCCAGGTCTTGCAGAGCAGGTCACGCAATTGTACAGAACAAGAAGAACGTGTTCTCAGGAACGTAGTATCTTCCTTAGCACAGTCCCTTCAGGACCTATCCACCAACTTTAGGCATGCACAGTCTGACTATCTCAAAC gcatgaagaacagagaagaaagatcCAAGCACTTCTTTGACACCTCAGTCCCGCTTATGGATGATGGGGAGGACAATACACTTTACGACAGG GGTTTTACAGACGACCAGCTAGCATTGGTGGAGCAAAATGCATTAATGGTGGAAGAGCGGGAGCGAGAAATCCGTCAAATTGTACAGTCAATCTCTGATCTGAATGAAATATTTAGGGACCTGGGAGCAATGATAGTAGAGCAG GGAACAGTTCTAGATAGAATTGACTACAATGTTGAACAGTCATGTATCAAAACTGAAGAGGGCCTAAAACAGTTACATAAG GCAGAGCAATATCAAAAGAAGAATCGGAAGATGcttgttattttaattttgtttgttgtAGTAATTGTTCTTATTGTTGTTCTCATTGGCGTAAAGTCACACTAG
- the STX16 gene encoding syntaxin-16 isoform X4 — protein sequence MATRRLTDAFLLLRNNAVQSRQLLAEQLADDRMALVSGISLDPEAAIGVTKRLPPKWVDGADEIQYDIARVKQKMKELASLHDKHLNRPTLDDSSEEEHAIEITTQEITQLFHRCQRAVQVLQSRSRNCTEQEERVLRNVVSSLAQSLQDLSTNFRHAQSDYLKRMKNREERSKHFFDTSVPLMDDGEDNTLYDRGFTDDQLALVEQNALMVEEREREIRQIVQSISDLNEIFRDLGAMIVEQGTVLDRIDYNVEQSCIKTEEGLKQLHKAEQYQKKNRKMLVILILFVVVIVLIVVLIGVKSH from the exons ATGGCCACCCGGCGTCTAACGGACGCGTTCTTGTTGTTGCGGAACAACGCGGTGCAGAGCCGGCAGCTGCTGGCCGAGCAA CTTGCTGATGACCGTATGGCACTGGTGTCGGGAATAAGTTTAGATCCAGAAGCAGCAATTGGTGTAACAAAACGCTTACCTCCCAAATGGGTTGATGGAGCAGATGAA ATTCAGTATGATATCGCCAGGGTTAAACAGAAGATGAAAGAATTGGCTAGTCTTCATGATAAACATCTAAACAGACCAACGCTGGATGACAGCAGTGAAGAAGAACATGCAATAGAAATAACCACCCAAGAGATCACACAG TTATTTCACAGGTGTCAGAGAGCAGTCCAGGTCTTGCAGAGCAGGTCACGCAATTGTACAGAACAAGAAGAACGTGTTCTCAGGAACGTAGTATCTTCCTTAGCACAGTCCCTTCAGGACCTATCCACCAACTTTAGGCATGCACAGTCTGACTATCTCAAAC gcatgaagaacagagaagaaagatcCAAGCACTTCTTTGACACCTCAGTCCCGCTTATGGATGATGGGGAGGACAATACACTTTACGACAGG GGTTTTACAGACGACCAGCTAGCATTGGTGGAGCAAAATGCATTAATGGTGGAAGAGCGGGAGCGAGAAATCCGTCAAATTGTACAGTCAATCTCTGATCTGAATGAAATATTTAGGGACCTGGGAGCAATGATAGTAGAGCAG GGAACAGTTCTAGATAGAATTGACTACAATGTTGAACAGTCATGTATCAAAACTGAAGAGGGCCTAAAACAGTTACATAAG GCAGAGCAATATCAAAAGAAGAATCGGAAGATGcttgttattttaattttgtttgttgtAGTAATTGTTCTTATTGTTGTTCTCATTGGCGTAAAGTCACACTAG